A single Crateriforma conspicua DNA region contains:
- a CDS encoding rod-binding protein, producing MNVLPSQNSFGSHLAAAPRRPNLESESPLDAASKSAGESEPLREAFQDFVGQTMFGSMLKAMRQTTGKPAYMHGGRAEEVFQNQMDQYIVEDLTESSASTISDPMFELFNLQRQS from the coding sequence ATGAACGTCCTGCCCAGCCAGAATTCATTCGGTTCCCACTTGGCTGCCGCACCGCGGCGTCCCAATTTGGAAAGCGAATCCCCCTTGGATGCGGCGTCAAAGTCGGCCGGCGAATCAGAACCTCTGCGTGAAGCTTTCCAAGACTTCGTCGGGCAAACCATGTTCGGTTCGATGTTGAAGGCCATGCGTCAAACGACGGGCAAACCGGCGTACATGCATGGTGGTCGTGCCGAAGAAGTGTTTCAAAACCAAATGGACCAATACATCGTCGAAGACCTGACCGAATCATCAGCGTCGACGATCAGCGATCCAATGTTCGAACTGTTCAACCTGCAGCGACAATCATGA
- a CDS encoding phytoene desaturase, with protein sequence MATKKIVIVGAGPGGLASAMQLAKAGCDVTVLERRDRVGGRTSAIHQDGFRFDCGPTFFLYPRVLTEIFASCGYDLMDECPMQRLDIQYRLTFGGGGVLDCSADMDEMDRQIAQISPGDVGALRRYIDDNRVKLERFRPILESPFSSPMDLLRPSVLAAALYVNPQRSLGRELQRYFQDPRLVIAFAFQSKYLGMSPFNCPSLFSILSFLEYEHGVYHPMGGCSRVSEVMADLARSMGVKVHLDQEVRSVELQGRRLKALHTNDERYEADSFVINADFADWISKNIPNAMRRRWSDQQLAKKRYSCSTYMLYLGIDGLYEDLPHHNIYISSDYEQNLCDIEHDHVLSDDPSVYVQNACVTDPSLAPHGQSTLYVLVPVTHEHANVDWSVHADPLREKTLDQLAKIGLTDVRDRIRTEHRITPVDWKKDYAIYRGATFNLAHNLGQMLHRRPQNRFEELDGVYLVGGGTHPGSGLPVIYESSRITSRLLLSDLGISTDFIDASATGVTAKKPAVAAMVPA encoded by the coding sequence TTGGCGACCAAGAAGATTGTCATTGTCGGGGCGGGGCCTGGCGGGTTAGCAAGTGCCATGCAATTGGCCAAAGCCGGTTGTGATGTGACCGTCTTGGAACGGCGGGATCGCGTCGGCGGGCGGACATCGGCAATCCATCAAGACGGCTTTCGTTTCGATTGTGGGCCGACGTTCTTTCTGTACCCTCGGGTGCTGACGGAGATCTTTGCATCCTGTGGCTATGACCTCATGGATGAGTGTCCGATGCAACGGTTGGACATCCAGTATCGATTGACGTTCGGCGGCGGAGGTGTGCTGGATTGTTCCGCCGACATGGACGAAATGGATCGCCAAATCGCCCAGATTTCGCCTGGCGACGTCGGAGCCCTGCGGCGATACATCGACGACAATCGGGTCAAGCTGGAACGCTTTCGGCCGATTTTGGAATCACCGTTTTCGTCACCAATGGATCTGCTGCGTCCGTCCGTTCTGGCGGCCGCGCTTTATGTGAATCCGCAGCGTTCGTTGGGACGCGAACTGCAACGGTACTTCCAAGACCCACGACTGGTCATCGCGTTCGCGTTCCAATCAAAGTATTTGGGGATGTCCCCGTTCAACTGCCCCAGCTTGTTCAGCATCCTGTCGTTCTTGGAATACGAACACGGCGTCTATCACCCGATGGGTGGGTGCAGTCGTGTTAGCGAAGTGATGGCCGATTTGGCCCGGTCGATGGGCGTGAAGGTTCACTTGGACCAGGAAGTCCGTTCGGTGGAACTGCAGGGTCGGCGATTGAAAGCCTTGCATACCAATGATGAACGCTATGAAGCTGACAGCTTTGTGATCAACGCCGATTTCGCCGATTGGATCAGCAAGAACATTCCCAATGCGATGCGTCGGCGATGGAGTGATCAGCAACTGGCGAAGAAACGTTATTCGTGCAGCACGTACATGCTGTACTTGGGGATCGACGGTTTGTACGAAGACCTGCCGCACCACAACATCTACATCAGCTCGGATTACGAACAAAACCTTTGCGACATTGAACACGACCATGTTCTCAGCGATGATCCGTCGGTTTACGTCCAGAACGCTTGCGTGACGGATCCATCCTTGGCTCCGCACGGTCAAAGCACTTTGTACGTTTTGGTGCCCGTCACTCACGAACACGCCAATGTCGATTGGTCGGTCCACGCGGATCCGCTGCGTGAAAAAACGTTGGATCAGTTGGCCAAGATCGGCCTGACCGACGTGCGAGATCGTATTCGCACCGAACACCGGATCACGCCGGTGGACTGGAAGAAGGACTACGCGATCTATCGCGGCGCCACTTTTAATTTGGCCCACAATTTGGGACAGATGCTGCACCGTCGCCCGCAAAACCGATTTGAGGAATTGGACGGTGTGTACTTGGTCGGCGGCGGAACGCATCCCGGCAGCGGTTTGCCGGTGATCTATGAATCCAGCCGCATCACGTCGCGGTTGTTGTTGTCCGACTTGGGAATCAGCACGGACTTCATCGACGCATCGGCCACCGGCGTCACGGCAAAGAAGCCCGCCGTCGCGGCGATGGTGCCGGCGTAA
- a CDS encoding bifunctional proline dehydrogenase/L-glutamate gamma-semialdehyde dehydrogenase, with product MPTHEPESPSTDPASDARRDAAAAIELAADLLTESRRLQTPQERRQQSELDRMLGHDGDKATLVEMTDQAFRTHTSARVADQMTHLLDLQGIPRFFNPVEQAMLKGFQAFGEYLPGVAVPLVKEKMRRETANVILPAEPDLLASHLESRQSHGVAMNVNLLGEALLGEDETRRRMQAFCDLLRMPTVQCISVKLTTLYSQVSALARDHTIRAVSNRLERLYRNANHDDGNGHRQAKFVYLDMEEYSDLYLTAEVLRTTLQRDDLESVKAGIALQAYIPDSFLVMCDLIQWSSDRVKSGGVPLTIRLVKGANLEMERVHASVSGWPLAPYTNKHDTDANYKRMLRELITAASAGHVRVGVASHNLFDVALAMIWTQSLGAADAVQFEMLEGMANHQRRALTERDASMLLYAPACRKKDFLHAITYLIRRLDENTGAENFLRHAYRLQPDTPDFKLLADRFEAALIESPSVSVQRRRTQNRCRPPTPPPVAKHWTQFANEPDTDWSLLYHGHWARETLDQWQTKCDDNAICVTPVIAGHSVAESANDDGADAQPWFTTDDVSRPGVVTCRYQKADIAAVMTAVDMASQSTWAADRSVDDRHAVLRKVAQLVRTRRGDLIGSMVAGAGKTVAEADPEVSEAVDFLEFYPLTMKAWDECPGIECRPRGVVSVITPWNFPLAIACGGISAAISAGNPVVLKPSTQTLLPAWLLCQAFWDAGVPIEALQMIVCDDDVAEECLVKNPTVDTVVLTGGTSTAMRMLDVRPDLHLLAETGGKNVTIVTAMADRDLAIKHVLHSAFGHSGQKCSATSLLLLENEVFDDPVFRETLADAVRSLPVGSAWDLHTRVTPLVDPPTEKLRRGLQELESDETWLVMSERVDGHPTLYRPGVKWNVQPGSFTHTTELFGPVLGVMRFGRLEEAIEMVRNTGYGLTSGLESLDDREIQLWRESIPAGNLYINRPTTGAIVLRQPFGGVGLSAYGPGIKAGGPNYVLALSRVNHTNDWEPTEKEADTPHQSLDPFRQWMKDNQTSESVFGSAQRLRFQRAVASQTLAHQTDFAKEHDTFQLVGQDNVRRYRPVDGMTIRIEPGDDLADAVVAISAAVCVGTPITLSLSPEMDEAARDWLESSADWLPSLIDPIEETMAQLVHRIEAGCISRLRTVSVAGESIRRACGQRFITVIAEPVVDHGRIECLRYLNEQSISHDYHRYGNLGRRSARFERGSATRSE from the coding sequence TTGCCCACGCATGAACCCGAATCGCCGTCGACAGACCCCGCATCGGATGCCCGGCGTGATGCGGCCGCAGCCATCGAACTGGCTGCCGATTTATTGACGGAATCTCGACGTCTGCAAACGCCGCAAGAACGACGCCAGCAATCCGAACTGGATCGCATGCTCGGCCACGATGGCGACAAAGCCACGCTGGTGGAAATGACCGATCAAGCGTTTCGCACGCACACGTCGGCGCGGGTGGCGGACCAGATGACTCATCTGTTGGATCTGCAAGGCATCCCTCGCTTTTTCAACCCGGTCGAACAAGCGATGCTGAAAGGATTCCAAGCGTTCGGCGAATACTTGCCCGGCGTGGCGGTGCCGCTGGTCAAAGAAAAGATGCGTCGTGAAACGGCGAACGTGATATTGCCGGCCGAACCTGACTTATTGGCTTCCCATCTGGAATCGCGTCAGAGCCATGGCGTGGCCATGAACGTCAACTTGTTGGGCGAGGCATTGTTGGGCGAAGACGAAACACGACGGCGGATGCAAGCGTTTTGCGATCTGTTGCGGATGCCCACGGTGCAGTGCATCTCCGTCAAGCTAACGACGCTGTACAGCCAAGTTTCTGCGTTGGCTCGCGATCACACGATTCGTGCGGTGTCCAATCGCTTGGAACGTTTGTATCGCAACGCCAACCATGACGACGGCAATGGTCATCGGCAAGCCAAATTTGTTTATTTGGACATGGAGGAGTACAGCGACTTGTACTTAACCGCCGAGGTGTTACGCACGACGTTGCAGCGTGACGACTTGGAATCGGTGAAGGCGGGAATCGCGTTACAAGCCTATATCCCCGATTCTTTTCTGGTGATGTGCGATCTGATCCAGTGGTCATCCGATCGCGTGAAGTCGGGCGGTGTTCCCCTGACGATCCGCTTGGTCAAAGGTGCCAACTTGGAAATGGAACGCGTCCATGCGTCCGTTAGCGGTTGGCCGCTTGCACCGTACACCAACAAGCATGACACAGATGCTAATTACAAGCGGATGCTGAGGGAATTGATCACCGCAGCATCGGCCGGACACGTCCGAGTCGGTGTCGCGTCACACAACTTGTTTGATGTGGCGTTGGCGATGATTTGGACTCAAAGCCTCGGTGCCGCCGACGCCGTCCAGTTCGAAATGCTGGAAGGCATGGCCAATCATCAACGACGTGCGCTGACCGAACGTGATGCATCGATGTTGTTGTACGCACCGGCATGTCGCAAGAAAGACTTCTTACACGCGATCACATATTTGATTCGCCGACTGGATGAAAACACGGGTGCGGAAAACTTCTTGCGACACGCGTATCGCTTGCAGCCCGACACACCTGATTTCAAGTTGCTGGCAGATCGATTCGAAGCCGCCTTGATCGAAAGCCCAAGTGTTTCGGTACAACGACGCCGAACCCAAAACCGCTGTCGGCCACCAACACCGCCACCGGTGGCAAAACACTGGACGCAATTTGCCAACGAACCCGATACCGATTGGTCGCTGCTGTACCACGGGCATTGGGCTCGGGAAACACTGGATCAATGGCAAACAAAGTGCGACGACAACGCGATATGCGTGACTCCGGTGATTGCCGGACATTCGGTGGCGGAATCTGCCAACGATGATGGGGCGGACGCACAGCCGTGGTTCACGACCGACGACGTGTCGCGTCCCGGCGTGGTCACCTGTCGCTATCAAAAGGCCGATATCGCCGCGGTGATGACGGCGGTGGACATGGCATCGCAATCGACGTGGGCCGCCGACCGATCCGTCGACGATCGTCACGCGGTGCTTCGCAAGGTCGCTCAACTTGTCCGCACTCGACGTGGCGATTTGATCGGCAGCATGGTGGCGGGTGCCGGGAAGACCGTCGCCGAAGCCGACCCCGAAGTCAGCGAGGCCGTGGATTTCCTGGAGTTCTATCCGCTGACGATGAAGGCCTGGGACGAATGCCCTGGCATCGAATGTCGTCCTCGCGGCGTGGTGTCGGTGATCACACCATGGAATTTTCCGCTGGCGATTGCGTGCGGCGGGATCTCGGCAGCGATTTCGGCGGGTAATCCCGTCGTGTTGAAACCTTCGACGCAAACGTTGCTGCCGGCATGGTTGCTGTGCCAAGCCTTCTGGGATGCGGGCGTGCCCATCGAAGCGTTGCAGATGATCGTCTGTGACGACGACGTCGCCGAAGAATGCCTGGTCAAGAATCCAACGGTCGACACCGTGGTGCTGACCGGCGGAACGTCGACCGCGATGCGAATGCTGGACGTTCGTCCGGACCTGCACCTGTTGGCCGAAACCGGTGGCAAGAACGTGACTATTGTCACGGCAATGGCGGACCGCGACTTAGCGATCAAACATGTGTTGCACTCGGCTTTCGGACACAGCGGTCAAAAATGCAGTGCGACTTCGCTGCTGTTGCTGGAAAACGAAGTCTTCGACGATCCAGTGTTTCGCGAAACCTTGGCGGACGCGGTTCGCAGTCTGCCCGTGGGATCCGCGTGGGACTTGCACACCCGCGTGACCCCTTTGGTCGATCCGCCGACGGAAAAGCTTCGGCGTGGTCTACAGGAATTGGAAAGCGATGAAACCTGGCTGGTGATGTCCGAACGAGTCGACGGTCATCCGACTCTGTACCGACCGGGGGTGAAGTGGAACGTCCAGCCGGGAAGCTTTACTCACACCACCGAATTGTTCGGTCCCGTGTTGGGCGTGATGCGTTTCGGGCGTCTGGAAGAAGCGATCGAGATGGTTCGCAACACGGGCTATGGGTTGACCAGCGGATTAGAGAGCCTGGACGATCGCGAGATCCAACTGTGGCGTGAATCCATCCCCGCAGGCAACCTGTACATCAACCGTCCGACAACGGGTGCGATTGTTTTGCGACAACCGTTCGGCGGTGTGGGTCTTTCTGCCTATGGTCCGGGAATCAAAGCGGGCGGACCGAACTATGTTTTGGCACTTTCGCGCGTCAATCACACCAACGATTGGGAACCGACCGAAAAAGAAGCCGACACGCCGCACCAGTCTTTGGATCCATTTCGTCAGTGGATGAAAGACAACCAAACGTCTGAATCTGTTTTTGGCAGTGCCCAACGCTTGCGATTCCAGCGTGCCGTCGCGTCGCAAACGCTGGCTCATCAGACCGACTTTGCGAAAGAACACGACACCTTTCAGTTGGTCGGGCAGGATAATGTTCGGCGTTATCGTCCGGTCGACGGAATGACGATACGGATTGAGCCAGGCGATGATTTGGCCGATGCAGTGGTGGCAATCTCGGCTGCCGTATGCGTGGGAACTCCGATCACACTTTCCCTTTCACCTGAAATGGATGAAGCCGCCCGCGATTGGCTGGAAAGTAGTGCCGATTGGTTACCAAGCCTGATCGATCCGATCGAAGAAACGATGGCGCAATTGGTACATCGGATCGAAGCTGGGTGCATCAGCCGACTTCGCACCGTGTCGGTCGCCGGCGAGTCCATCCGGCGTGCATGCGGCCAAAGGTTCATTACCGTGATTGCTGAACCGGTTGTCGATCATGGACGCATCGAATGTCTGCGGTACTTGAACGAACAATCCATTTCGCACGACTACCACCGATATGGAAACCTGGGACGCCGATCCGCACGTTTCGAACGCGGTTCAGCAACGCGGTCTGAATGA
- a CDS encoding S1 RNA-binding domain-containing protein — protein sequence MTNGEQTPETGSPASDSASPQDPANATAPTPRPDDAVPNPENTSENSVTSESAPVDTPSAAPAADSETSSGDDAKPVARGSGPLASRGLGLAKPASPVATTDAGAASSDKPAKKKKPGGKKAPRPRLAGERGSTDNAPKVVPSGVTTPAAAKAPPKQGKVAVPSLRQPLSDDLQAELDMQLADSDIDSILGGGAGMPDRKEPLAEGSRLQGRVLKIHDDSVFIGMGGPDEGVVPFEQFEQEPEIGSSVEVMVRGFNGEDGLYVLTLPGQAVDVSDWADMEEGSVVEATITGHNAGGLECKVGGVRGFIPISQVTEYRVEDLSEFVDQRMICLVTEANERRGNLVLSRRAILEREREEKRKEQLEKLEVGDELKGTVRSIKDFGAFVDLGGLDGLIHISKLSWDRVKHPSEVLEEGQEVQVKLEKVDKATGKISLSYRDLLENPWDTAEATFAAGTVHKGTVTRIANFGCFVRLAAGIEGLVHISELAHHRVSKISAFVSEGDEVEVKVLSFDRDTQKIALSIKAAQTSAADTAKSKPAEEEIEPPREMAVKSRHDGPLKGGNNRDTGGERFGLRW from the coding sequence ATGACCAACGGCGAACAGACGCCCGAAACCGGGTCCCCTGCGTCGGACAGCGCCAGCCCGCAAGATCCCGCCAACGCAACCGCCCCCACACCACGCCCGGACGACGCTGTCCCGAATCCGGAAAACACTTCGGAAAACTCGGTGACGTCGGAATCGGCGCCGGTGGACACGCCGTCGGCCGCCCCGGCCGCGGATTCCGAAACGTCCAGCGGTGACGATGCCAAACCGGTGGCACGAGGCAGCGGTCCGCTTGCCTCACGTGGACTGGGACTGGCCAAACCCGCGTCGCCGGTCGCGACGACCGACGCCGGGGCCGCTTCATCGGACAAGCCTGCCAAGAAGAAAAAGCCGGGCGGCAAAAAGGCCCCGCGTCCTCGCTTGGCCGGCGAGCGAGGTTCGACCGACAACGCTCCCAAAGTCGTTCCCAGCGGCGTGACCACTCCGGCCGCCGCCAAGGCGCCGCCCAAGCAGGGCAAGGTCGCCGTCCCGAGTTTGCGGCAACCGTTGTCCGACGACTTGCAGGCCGAACTGGACATGCAACTGGCCGATTCGGACATCGATTCGATTCTGGGTGGCGGTGCCGGTATGCCGGACCGCAAAGAACCGCTGGCCGAAGGTTCGCGGTTACAAGGTCGCGTTCTGAAAATCCATGACGACAGCGTCTTCATCGGTATGGGCGGCCCGGATGAAGGCGTCGTGCCCTTCGAACAATTCGAACAAGAGCCGGAAATCGGCAGCTCCGTCGAAGTGATGGTGCGCGGTTTCAACGGCGAAGACGGCTTGTACGTCCTGACCTTGCCCGGCCAAGCGGTCGACGTCAGCGACTGGGCGGACATGGAAGAAGGATCCGTCGTCGAAGCCACCATCACGGGACACAACGCCGGTGGCTTGGAATGCAAGGTCGGCGGCGTCCGCGGTTTCATCCCGATCAGCCAAGTCACCGAGTATCGCGTCGAAGACCTGTCGGAATTCGTCGACCAACGCATGATCTGTTTGGTCACCGAAGCCAACGAGCGACGCGGCAACCTGGTGCTATCACGTCGGGCAATCCTGGAACGTGAACGCGAAGAAAAACGCAAGGAGCAATTGGAAAAGCTGGAAGTCGGCGATGAACTGAAGGGCACGGTTCGCAGCATCAAGGACTTCGGTGCCTTCGTCGACCTGGGCGGACTGGACGGGCTGATCCACATCAGCAAGCTCAGCTGGGATCGCGTCAAACACCCCAGCGAAGTGTTGGAAGAAGGCCAAGAGGTCCAGGTCAAACTGGAAAAGGTCGACAAGGCGACCGGAAAGATCAGCCTTTCCTATCGCGACCTGCTGGAAAACCCTTGGGACACTGCCGAAGCCACCTTCGCCGCGGGCACGGTTCACAAAGGCACCGTCACCCGGATCGCCAACTTCGGGTGCTTCGTCCGTTTGGCCGCCGGCATCGAAGGCTTGGTGCACATCAGCGAATTGGCTCATCATCGCGTTTCGAAAATCAGTGCTTTCGTTTCCGAAGGCGACGAAGTCGAAGTCAAAGTGCTGTCGTTCGATCGCGATACTCAGAAAATCGCACTGTCGATCAAAGCGGCCCAGACCTCGGCCGCTGACACCGCAAAATCCAAACCGGCCGAAGAAGAGATCGAACCGCCACGCGAGATGGCCGTCAAGTCACGCCATGACGGTCCGCTGAAAGGCGGCAACAACCGTGACACCGGTGGCGAACGGTTTGGGCTCCGCTGGTAA
- a CDS encoding TIGR00282 family metallophosphoesterase has protein sequence MRFLFLGDIVGKPGYTAVLQHAAPLKKELGLDAIVANAENASDGSGLTPRQFQRLCDAGVDAMTMGDHIYRRKEIMDTLQSSDRIVKPANYPSTAAGHTHCIVDTPAGKLGVVSLLGRVYMRPVDCPFDAIDRVLGEIENKVDSILVDIHAEATSDKQTLGRYLDGRVTAVLGTHTHVPTADTAVLPGGTAFQCDVGMTGPYDSIIGRDIRRVMETTRTFQPTHFYVATRDVRLCGAVIESDSDGKATSIQRFERAVDV, from the coding sequence ATGCGTTTTCTGTTCCTCGGTGACATCGTTGGAAAACCCGGCTACACCGCGGTGCTGCAGCACGCGGCACCGCTGAAGAAAGAACTGGGTTTAGATGCCATCGTCGCGAACGCTGAAAATGCATCCGATGGTTCCGGCTTGACGCCACGTCAGTTCCAGCGTCTGTGCGACGCCGGCGTGGATGCGATGACGATGGGCGATCACATCTATCGTCGCAAAGAGATCATGGACACGTTGCAGTCCAGCGACCGGATCGTCAAACCGGCCAATTACCCGTCAACCGCCGCGGGTCACACGCACTGCATCGTCGACACACCGGCCGGAAAACTGGGCGTCGTGTCGCTGTTGGGACGCGTCTACATGCGTCCGGTCGATTGCCCGTTTGATGCGATCGATCGTGTGCTGGGCGAAATCGAAAACAAGGTCGACAGCATTCTGGTTGACATTCACGCCGAAGCGACCAGCGATAAACAAACGCTGGGACGTTACCTGGACGGTCGTGTCACCGCTGTATTGGGCACCCACACGCACGTGCCGACCGCCGACACAGCCGTTCTGCCCGGCGGAACGGCGTTCCAATGTGACGTCGGAATGACCGGGCCGTACGACAGCATCATCGGACGGGACATCCGTCGCGTGATGGAAACCACGCGAACGTTCCAACCGACTCACTTTTATGTCGCCACCCGCGACGTCCGTCTATGCGGCGCGGTGATCGAAAGCGATTCCGATGGAAAAGCCACATCGATCCAACGTTTCGAGCGCGCCGTGGACGTTTGA